The following proteins are co-located in the Calliphora vicina chromosome 2, idCalVici1.1, whole genome shotgun sequence genome:
- the Nhe1 gene encoding sodium/hydrogen exchanger 8 encodes MKMKFKENMARNKHSVWWLLILLMITTLSIFTVTIRAEEAQPVPAVAVTNNENTSKGAVEFVKSEQNAAENKDLSGKSSNIGSEVTGTLNITNANINNTNGNNVNNSSLTSTGNITASSTTTTTQAALINATSTTENATKVATEPPLPDHHAVEQEHNSSLSLFFVICVIMLGILLIHSMLQTGFQYLPESIVVVFLGALIGLLLKVMSGENASWKREEVFSPTGFFLVLLPPIIFESGYNLHKGNFFQNIGSILVFAIVGTTISALVIGAGIYLLGLAEVAYRLNFSESFAFGSLISAVDPVATVAIFHALDVDPILNMLVFGESILNDAISIVLTTTVTQSANSPAYAKMSTGEAIFSALKTFSEMFFASAGIGVVFALISALLLKHVDLRKHPSLEFAIMLMFTYGPYVLAEGIHLSGIMAILFCGIVMSHYTHFNLSTITQITMQQTMRTLAFIAETCVFAYLGLAIFSFKHQVELSFVIWSIVLCLIGRACNIFPLAYLVNKFREHKITNKMQFIMWFSGLRGAISYALSLHLDLSSDETRHVIITTTLIIVLFTTLFFGGSTMPLLKYLKPGKKSRRSRSSRTGSSSSTASRQRSNSRKRKSISLSKTREWGQAIDSEHLSELTEEEDVSFAQTRIAGFGRLDRKYFIPFFTRRFNSQELHECKSQMADLTNKWYQAIRVSPLDSDESDEEMGLSASTSQSTLNART; translated from the exons atgaaaatgaaatttaaagaaaatatggccAGAAATAAACATTCAGTATGGTGGTTGCTTATACTATTGATGATAACAACTTTAAGTATTTTCACGGTTACCATAAGGGCTGAAGAGGCCCAACCAGTACCTGCAGTAGCAGTAACAAACAATGAGAATACCTCCAAAGGAGCTGTGGAATTTGTCAAGTCCGAACAGAACGCAGCAGAAAACAAAGATTTAAGTGGCAAATCTAGCAATATTGGGTCTGAAGTAACGGGAACGTTAAATATTACTAATGCTAATATTAACAATACTAATGgcaacaatgtaaataattcaAGTTTGACCTCGACGGGAAATATTACGGCGAGCTCTACCACAACTACCACGCAAGCAGCCCTCATTAACGCTACTTCTACTACAGAAAATGCTACCAAAGTTGCAACGGAACCACCTTTACCTGATCATCATGCAGTGGAACAGGAACACAACTCCTCCTTAtcattgttttttgttatttgtgttaTAATGTTGGGCATTTTGTTAATACATTCCATGTTACAAACTGGTTTCCAATATTTACCCGAAAGTATTGTGGTTGTATTTTTGGGCGCCTTAATTGGTCTCTTGTTGAAGGTGATGTCGGGAGAGAATGCCAGCTGGAAGAGAGAGGAAGTATTTTCACCTACTGGTTTCTTTTTGGTTTTGCTACCACCCATCATCTTTGAATCTGGTTATAATTTACATAAGGGtaactttttccaaaatattggcTCCATATTGGTGTTTGCCATTGTGGGCACTACGATATCGGCTTTGGTCATTGGAGCGGGTATATATTTGTTGGGTTTGGCAGAGGTTGCTTATCG TCTCAACTTTTCCGAATCGTTTGCCTTTGGCTCTCTAATCTCTGCCGTCGATCCAGTTGCCACAGTAGCCATTTTTCATGCTCTCGATGTGGATCCCATACTTAACATGTTGGTATTTGGTGAGAGTATATTGAACGATGCCATATCTATTGTTTTAACAACCACCGTCACCCAATCAGCAAATAGTCCGGCCTATGCCAAAATGTCAACAGGTGAGGCTATATTCTCGgcattgaaaacattttccgaAATGTTTTTCGCTTCGGCCGGTATAGGTGTAGTATTTGCATTGATCTCCGCGTTATTATTAAAACATGTAGACTTAAGAAAACATCCATCATTGGAATTTGCCATAATGTTAATGTTCACCTATGGCCCTTATGTATTGGCTGAGGGCATCCATTTGAGTGGCATAATGGCCATATTGTTTTGCGGCATTGTCATGTCGCACTATACACATTTCAATCTGTCCACCATCACACAAATAACCATGCAACAAACAATGCGTACTTTGGCTTTTATAGCAGAAACTTGTGTCTTTGCCTATCTGGGCTTGGCGATATTCTCTTTTAAACATCAAGTGGAATTATCATTTGTTATATGGTCCATAGTTTTGTGTCTTATTGGTAGAGCTTGTAATATCTTTCCTTTGGCTTATTTGGTTAATAAATTTCGAGAGCATAAAATCACCaataaaatgcaatttattatgtGGTTTTCTGGTCTAAGAGGGGCCATTTCATATGCTTTGTCTTTGCATTTAGATTTGTCTAGTGATGAGACTAGACATGTTATTATAACTACTACCTTGATTATTGTGTTATTTACAACGCTATTCTTTGGTGGTTCTACTATGCCTTTGTTGAAATACCTAAAACCAGGCAAAAAATCGCGTAGATCACGTAGTTCTCGCACTGGCTCGTCTTCATCAACGGCCAGCCGCCAAAGAAGTAATTCACGCAAACGTAAATCAATTTCTTTGTCGAAGACAAGAGAATGGGGTCAAGCTATAGATTCAGAGCATTTATCCGAACTCACGGAAGAGGAAGATGTTTCTTTTGCCCAGACCCGTATTGCCGGTTTTGGCCGCTTAGatcgtaaatattttataccctTCTTTACGCGCCGTTTCAATAGCCAAGAGCTGCATGAGTGTAAATCCCAAATGGCTGACTTAACCAATAAATGGTATCAGGCTATACGTGTTAGTCCCTTGGATTCGGATGAATCTGATGAAGAAATGGGTTTGTCGGCAAGTACCAGCCAAAGTACCTTAAATGCGCGCACCTAA
- the Creld gene encoding cysteine-rich with EGF-like domain protein 2 isoform X2 gives MRRLAFQKSLNFSVIFILCAVTVIFADDPLNPKEQKEKSTKLPPCKACTTLVASFKLGLEKTSRGKHAGGDAAWEEEKLRSYKTSEVRLVEIQEQLCQDVRRGQDQCHTLANDQEHLLEEWFTHKQTEEEDLHKWLCVEQLKACCPSGHFGSECKPCTDCRGNGKCKGDGTRKGNGKCNCDEGYAGEECNECSKGFYEAFRDEKKLLCSECHKACQKDQGCKGAGPKSCLKCSEGWLWDEKNGCLDINECIAKTRACRPNQFCVNNEGSHSCLECDRSCEGCDGDGPDMCKKCAAGYSLKDGKCQVVTPSQDDENTNINNEEEEEYTQIEPPHLRDEL, from the exons atgAGACGACTAGCattccaaaaaagtttaaacttttcagtaatttttattttgtgtgcTGTGACGGTCATTTTCGCTGATGACCCATTAAATCCTAaggaacaaaaagaaaaatctacCAAACTGCCGCCATGTAAAGCATGCACCACTTTGGTGGCTTCTTTTAAATTGGGCTTAGAGAAGACTAGCCGTGGCAAACATGCGGGTGGCGATGCTGCTTGGGAAGAGGAAAAACTACGTTCGTACAAGACCAGTGAAGTGCGTTTAGTGGAGATACAAGAGCAATTGTGCCAAGATGTTAGACGTGGTCAGGATCAGTGTCATACTTTGGCCAATGATCAGGAACATTTGCTCGAAGAGTGGTTTACACACAAACAAACCGAAGAGGAAGATTTGCACAAGTGGTTGTGTGTTGAACAATTGAAGGCGTGTTGCCCTAGTGGCCATTTTGGATCAGAATGTAAGCCCTGTACTGATTGCCGTGGTAATGGCAAATGTAAGGGTGATGGCACCCGCAAAGGCAATGGCAAGTGTAATTGTGACGAGGGCTATGCCGGGGAGGAATGTAATGAATGTTCTAAGGGTTTCTATGAAGCCTTTAGAGATGAGAAGAAACTATTGTGTTCTGAGTGCCATAAGGCATGTCAAAAGGATCAGGGCTGTAAGGGCGCGGGACCAAAGT ctTGTTTAAAATGTAGTGAAGGTTGGCTTTGGGACGAAAAGAATGGCTGTTTGGACATAAACGAATGTATAGCCAAAACTAGAGCCTGCCGTCCCAATCAATTTTGTGTCAACAATGAAGGATCGCATAGCTGTTTGGAGTGTGATCGCTCTTGTGAAGGCTGTGATGGTGATGGTCCCGATATGTGTAAAAAATGTGCTGCTGGTTATAGTCTTAAAGATGGAAAATGTCAAG ttgttaCTCCCTCACAAGATGATGAAAATACTAATATTAACaatgaagaggaggaggaataTACACAAATAGAACCTCCTCATCTTAGAGatgaattatga
- the Creld gene encoding cysteine-rich with EGF-like domain protein 2 isoform X1, translating to MRRLAFQKSLNFSVIFILCAVTVIFADDPLNPKEQKEKSTKLPPCKACTTLVASFKLGLEKTSRGKHAGGDAAWEEEKLRSYKTSEVRLVEIQEQLCQDVRRGQDQCHTLANDQEHLLEEWFTHKQTEEEDLHKWLCVEQLKACCPSGHFGSECKPCTDCRGNGKCKGDGTRKGNGKCNCDEGYAGEECNECSKGFYEAFRDEKKLLCSECHKACQKDQGCKGAGPKSCLKCSEGWLWDEKNGCLDINECIAKTRACRPNQFCVNNEGSHSCLECDRSCEGCDGDGPDMCKKCAAGYSLKDGKCQDDSNEKRDQYVNITRFLTYFGLCVATCVIFQSSTHIAYIVGAAVAIYIAASEYWLSSTPAGANKPQIDTKQLEEMLMKSL from the exons atgAGACGACTAGCattccaaaaaagtttaaacttttcagtaatttttattttgtgtgcTGTGACGGTCATTTTCGCTGATGACCCATTAAATCCTAaggaacaaaaagaaaaatctacCAAACTGCCGCCATGTAAAGCATGCACCACTTTGGTGGCTTCTTTTAAATTGGGCTTAGAGAAGACTAGCCGTGGCAAACATGCGGGTGGCGATGCTGCTTGGGAAGAGGAAAAACTACGTTCGTACAAGACCAGTGAAGTGCGTTTAGTGGAGATACAAGAGCAATTGTGCCAAGATGTTAGACGTGGTCAGGATCAGTGTCATACTTTGGCCAATGATCAGGAACATTTGCTCGAAGAGTGGTTTACACACAAACAAACCGAAGAGGAAGATTTGCACAAGTGGTTGTGTGTTGAACAATTGAAGGCGTGTTGCCCTAGTGGCCATTTTGGATCAGAATGTAAGCCCTGTACTGATTGCCGTGGTAATGGCAAATGTAAGGGTGATGGCACCCGCAAAGGCAATGGCAAGTGTAATTGTGACGAGGGCTATGCCGGGGAGGAATGTAATGAATGTTCTAAGGGTTTCTATGAAGCCTTTAGAGATGAGAAGAAACTATTGTGTTCTGAGTGCCATAAGGCATGTCAAAAGGATCAGGGCTGTAAGGGCGCGGGACCAAAGT ctTGTTTAAAATGTAGTGAAGGTTGGCTTTGGGACGAAAAGAATGGCTGTTTGGACATAAACGAATGTATAGCCAAAACTAGAGCCTGCCGTCCCAATCAATTTTGTGTCAACAATGAAGGATCGCATAGCTGTTTGGAGTGTGATCGCTCTTGTGAAGGCTGTGATGGTGATGGTCCCGATATGTGTAAAAAATGTGCTGCTGGTTATAGTCTTAAAGATGGAAAATGTCAAG ATGATTCTAATGAAAAACGTGATCAATATGTTAATATCACGCGTTTCCTAACATATTTTGGCTTGTGTGTAGCCACTTGTGTTATCTTCCAAAGCTCCACACATATTGCTTATATTGTTGGTGCCGCTGTCGCCATATACATTGCAGCTTCCGAATATTGGCTAAGCTCCACACCAGCTGGTGCCAATAAGCCACAAATTGATACTAAACAATTAGAGGAAATGTTAATGAAATCATTGTAA